GTATTGCTCCGGTTTCATAAAAGTGAGGTCACACTTCTGCTTTGTATTCAGAATATTTTCCGGAATATCGATATGGACAACACCAGGCCTGCCTTCATAACACTTCCTAAGCGCCGTCCTCATCATTTCAGGGATGCGGTCAAATGACGGGACGGCCTCACTCCATTTCGCGATCTTCGAAATGACACCGGTCTGATCGAAGCATTGATATGTACCTCCCCGGTCAGGATACATGATGCCGGTTCTCCTTGAGCTCGTAATCACAAGCACCCGGTTTCCCTCTCCTTCTTCCACTACGAGGCCGGGCAGGATATTGGCAACACCGGGACCATTGCTTGCCATGCACACACCGACCTTTCCGGTCACACGGGCATATGCCCCGGCCATATGAGCTGCACTCGTTTCGTGCCTCGGAGTGATCAGTTCGACCCCATTGCTTTCAAGGTTTGAATAAAATCCGAAATACGTTCCATCGATGATCCCGAATACTTTATCAACATTTTCCATTCTCAGCATATTGGCGATGACTTCGCCACCACAACGTTCTCCCATCATGTACCCCCTGATATTTGAATTGATAACTCTATGCCTGTTGAAACATATGAAGATGTGAAGCAAGCTTCTGATAAATATTCTCGATATCCTGTCCATCAGGAATTTGCCGATTTGTGAGGATGCCATTTCCTGATAAGGCGTCTCTCACCAAAAGCGCCATGTGAGTCTTGAAATCTTTCAGATCGTGAAAGTACGCTGCCCCGTCTCTCCAAATCTCAAACTCATCATTGAATTCCACCAGTCTGGAAGTTACATTGTTTCCTGGTTTGGATTCCCCTTTGCATCCTAGCGCCTTGGCTATATCATCATAACGTTCCCTGGCGGATGCCATACTGTATTCCACAACGAAAGGCATCAAAAGGGCAACACTCAGACCGTGTGGAATATGAAAGAGAGTCCCGAGCGGACGTGCCATCGCATGTGCAAGATTCGTAGAAGAATTGGAAAAGGCCACACCTGCATGCCAGCTTCCGAGAAGCATCCGTTCTCTCGCTGTCATATCTCCGCCATCACTATAAGCCTTTGGAAGCCACTCCCCGATCAACCTGATCGCTTCTATTGCAAAGAGATCACTCATAGGTGTCGCTTTGACAGATACATAGGCCTCCATTGCGTGAGAGAGTGCATCGAGCCCGGTATAGGCGGTCAAAGCTTTTGGTAAACTCACCGATAATTCCGGATCAAGTATCGCTGCGTCTGGAATCAACCCCGTATGACCGGGATTGAGCTTCACATTCTTGGCCGTGTCTGTAATGACTGTCACCTTCGTCGCTTCAGAACCGGTACCGGCCGTAGTGGGAATGGCAACAAGAGGAAGTCTCTTAAGAGAGGTCATTTCAGGTATGCTAGTCAATTCCATACAGTCTTCCACAGCAAGAACAGAGATTGCCTTCGCTAAATCGATGACACTTCCCCCGCCGATCGCCACCACACAATCTGCTCCTGACTCCTTCAATTTTGAAAGTGCAGCTGTGACATGCTTAGTCGTAGGCTCTCCGTGTATTCCTGTAAAAAAGGTCGATTTTAAAGCGCTTTCATTTATAAGGAATTTTAAGCGGGTTTGAAATGGTTCTTTCGTCATAAGGGATCCGGTGACGATAAATAAATGGGAGGCATGCAGGTCTTTTACAATCTCTCCAAGGTTTCCTAAAGCACCTGGTCCAACCTTCAACCTGGCCGGCAAAAATAGTTCACTCAACTGAACGGTTCACCCCTTCTTCTCAACTTGTTATTTCCTTCGTTTGGTCTTGATTCGAAAAACATACATATCGGGCCTGAAGACACTGGTATAGTATTCAATCTTTTTACCGCCGGCATCGGTCATCACCCTTTCCACGCACAGCACACTCGAACCGTCCGAGATGGCAAGCTCTGCCGCATCTGCTTCAGACACGACTTTACACGAAATGAACTGTTCAGCCTCTTCGATCTCTATGCCTAAATCCTTTTCAAGAAGATCATAAATACTGAGATCGTTTAAATTGAATGCTGTTAGCTTCATTCCGATCTCCTGATGATAAAAATGCCTTTCTATCGCAATCGGCGTCGTATCAGCCGTCCGCAACCTTTCAATCAAAAAGATGTCGTCTGTATCAAGCATTGAGCATATTCCCTCTGTGTCAGTCACCATTCCATACTGCAATAGCTTCGAGCCGGGCACCATCCCCATCTTCCTGATCGTATCGGTCAAACTGCTCAACGAATCGAGCCATTCATGCACCGGTGCCTTGCGGGATATAAAGGTTCCTTTGCCATGAATCTTTTCGAGGACTCCATCACTGACCAGGTGGGAGACCGCTTCCCTAATCGTGGTGCGGCTGACTGAAAATCGATCCATCAAGTCCCTCTCACTCGGTATCCTTTCCTTATACAGTCCATTCACAATTTCCTTACGAAGTATGCTTTTGATCTGGAGGTGATAAGGTACAGGATTATTCTCATCAATCAAATAGACTTCCCTCCTTCCCCTTCCTAAACATCACGACGTCCGTACCACTTAGGCTGCAGGAAACTCATGGAACGATTCACCTTACACTATGAAGAGCTCTTACCGGTGTGAGAAGCCATCAAGATGCACCATTCTTTAAAACGAACACTTCATCTACTTAAAATAGTATTATAATTCAGAATATTCAACAAGTTGTATTTCTCATTTATTTTACATTGGACCGGATAAGGGGTATCCCCGGCCGGTCCAATGCTGTTTCATCCTCCGGTATAAACGCTCGCGCACGTCCCCGCCTTCGGTTCATAATAGCAGTGATTTTTGTATTGGCCGGCAAACGGCTGGCCGTACCAGGTGGGCGGGCAAGGGGCATAGGGATTGAAATACCAAAGGGCATATTTACCCGGATGCTGGCTCCAGTAATCGAGATTTTTCTTCGCTAATTTCTTTTCCACCGATCTCGCCCTGTTGTAGAAAAGATTGCCTTTTTGCACCGCCTCAAAGGAATAATTCCCTCCCTGCACATGAAAGATGACCTGCCTGATGGTCCTTACGTCTTTAAAGTCCAGACAGTCGGCTTTGGCCCGGTTCACGATCACATTTCCGACATAGAGCATCCCCTGCTTCCCTTCACCTTCTGCTTCCGCTCTCATCATCCTTGCCATCAAGGCAACATCTGCGTCTGTATATTTCACTCTGGGCATTTTATTCACCTCGTAAATAGTGTATGAATGAAGAATTAATTCATGTCTTTTAAAAGTTTTCATAAACATGGTGGTTTGAAATAGGTCAGATGCGGTTGATTTCCGCTCCAGATGCTCGCTTTCCGCGGGGCTGGCGGTGAGCCTCCTCGGACTTCGTCCTGCGGGGTCTCACCTGTCCATCAGTTCCCGCAGGAGTCGAGCATCTTCCGCTCCAATCAACCATCGAAGTTAAAAACCATAAATTCACTGGATAAATTCATCTTCTGAATAGTAGTAATTATCGTCATTCAAATACAATGCTCTTGGTTCATTGCTATGGCAATTTATTATTTCACAGTCTCAAATTAGCAATGATGCTCACCTTAAAGTCTAATAGTAGCGACAATCTATGTGAAAAAATCCATCATGATATCAAAAAAGTTACTTGCTATGAAACGCGTTTCATACTTTAGGCTATAGGAAGATGATTGGCGTTACGCATTCGATGCGGCGTGACGGTCATCTGTGTGGTCGAAGTGTTCATGTTGAATGGACACTTTTTATTTTACTCTCAAACTATTTCCTTATTGTGGTAAAATTATTACAAGATGTTTTATATTGGGGAGGGCTTCTGCATATGGAAAATTTAGGGGTATCACTGATTTCCATTTCTTTAAGTTTGATCATGATTGGAATAAACATTCCACTCCTGATCGGTAAAATCAAGATGAATGAACATTATGGTATGCGCCTTGGCAAGGCGTTTGAGTCAGATGAGAACTGGTATGTCATCAACCGATATGGAGCAAAACGGTTCATTTTCTGGTCCGCTTTGATCTTGATTTCCGGCATCAGTTATTTGTTTTTGCCTCCATTCTCGGAAGTTACAGAAACCATCCTCTTATTTGCTCCATGTTTCCTCCTCTTGCCCCCCATATTCGAGACTTACCTGTTCACAAGGAAACTGTGAGATCCAGGTCCGTCCCCCGCCCTTTGCGTAATCAGAAGGGTTGTGGAATAATGGTTCAAGACCGATGGTGCAGGGAAAGTGGGTGCACCTTCGACGATTACGGATGAGTTGGAGGATTTTTTTGTGTTTGGAACATTGAAGAGAACAACTTTAAAGACAGTTGGATTCTACGCTTTCCCGCTGGTGATGGTGATCGGGGCGATCTATTTCGTCAACCATAATCAGGGCCTCTATGATCGGCCAATTGCGGAAGTGACCTCGGTAAAGCAGGCAGAATCCACTGAGATGGAAGATATGACAGGTAATAAAGACAGGCTATACATACAGGAAATTCAAGCTGTGCTGAAGAACGGTACCCATAAAGGTAAGACAATCTCTCTGTCGAACAAGTATTCAGATTCAAGGGCCAATGATCAGCCTTATCACCCCGGGAATGAATTGTTTGTCACCATTCATGACGGAGAAGATGGTTTAACCGGGAATATTGAAGATGTGAAGCGGGATCAATCACTGATGATCATCACCCTGGCTTTCATCCTATTCCTTTTAATTGTAGGAAAAAAGCAGGGGCTGTTCTCCTTGATCACCCTCGGGGTCAATGCGTGGATTCTTTCATACGCCCTGGATGTGTATCTCAACTCTGAAAATATCAGTCTGTTGATTGCGTGCAGTATCGGGGTCATCGCCTTTACGCTTGTATCGCTCCTTTTCGTGAACGGCTTTAACGAGAAAACCTATGCGGCAGTGGTGGCAACCCTGATTGGAACCTTCCTGACGCTTGCAATCAGCTATGTGGCTGTTTCGTTCACCGACGGAAAAGGCCTGCGATATGAGGAAATGCAGTTTCTGACCAGACCTTATCAGATGGTATTTATGGCCGGTATCCTCGTCGGCTGTTTAGGCGCGGTCATGGATGTAGCGATCACGCTTTCTTCCTCCATTTTCGGTTTATACGAAAAGAACCCTGCCATATCAACCAAAGCCCTTACCAAATCAGGGTTTGATATCGGGAAAGACATCATGGGGACGATGACCAATATCCTGTTCTTCGTCTATATCAGCGGCGGGATCCCGATGTTGATCCTGTATTTCAAAAACGCCTCTCCCCTCGGTTTCACCCTTACAATGAATCTTTCCCTCGAGATGACAAGGGCACTGAGCGGAGGCATCGGGATTGTGCTTGCAATCCCGATCGGCATCTTCACGGCGATCTATTTTGTAAATAGGAAGAGGGTGCAATCATGAGCGTACAATACATTCTCGGTATCATCCTTTTCATCCTGATGGTCAGTATCGGGGGCAAAAAAGGTGCACGATCGTTCGTTGCATTATTTTTGAACACAGGGGTACTGCTGCTTGCGATCATTATGATGAATGATCCTGCGATGAACCCGATCGTCCTGACGTTGATTGCATGTGTGTTGATCAGCTGCATTTCCCTTTTTTATATCAGCGAAATCAACATTAAAACAATGACAGCATTCATTTCGACCATCATTACGACAGGTGCTTTGATTTTCTTCATTCTTGCTCTGACAGACGCTGCGATGATCCAGGGCTTCAGTGAGGAAGAAACGGAAGAAATCGGGGCATTCTCCCTTTACGTCGGAGTCGATTTCGTCAAGATCGGTGCATCTATGATTATCATGAGTACGATCGGGGCAATCATTGATGTAAGCATATCAATCTCTTCCCCCATGCGGGAAATCGCTTATCACAACCCTTCGATATCAAGGAAGGCGCTCTTCTCTTCAGGAATGAGCATCGGCAGGGATATTCTAGGTACAAGTGCCAACACCCTCTTCTTTGCTTTCTTTGGAGGCTATCTTGGCCTTTTAATCTGGTTTAAGGATCTTTCCTATTCCATCGGGGAAATCGTGAATTCCAAAGTATTCACGTCAGAAATGATCTTCATCGGATCGGCAGGAATCGGCGTCGCCCTTGCCATCCCGGTCACCTCTGCCATCACCGCATACTATCTGGTGAAAGCGGGCAGGAAAGAACAACTGGAGAATGATACGGTGCATGAAGAATAGAAAGGTCCGTCCCTGTTTATGAGGGACGGACCTTTTGTGCATCATTTAACACATGTTCATACTTTTACTATGTGAAAAATAGCATATAAGAGATGCAGAGTATGAGATTTTTTAATAATCGACATCAAAAATCGACAAAATTATGTTTGAACATTCTGAGAATGGTGAATATAGATAAAAACAACGCAAGGAGCTGATTTTCATGAAAAAGCATTTACTTAATTCCCCACAGGGTGAGGTCAGGCATTTGTATTCATTGTTCGCAGAAATGGTTCTGGAGAAATCCCTGATGACATTTAGGAAAGAACAGATATTAGAGGGAATTGATGATTCATTGTGTAACCGGAATAAAGAGAAGTTTCTCCGATTGACAGAGGAATTGAAATACTTATAGGAAGTTGGGACGGTCATTGGATGAGGACAGTTAAAGGTCAATGCTCTTATTGTGATAATGGGAGTGTTGGCTTTTTTATGTTGGTGAACCTCTAAAAGCATCTATACCAGGAGAGTGGTTTGGGTAAATCCTTATCCCTTTATAAGAAAAACGCCCCAGGATATCCCGAGACGCATATTTGTCAACATTCTATTCGCTATCGCTTTCCAACTTCGAAGTCAATTCCATGAACCATTCTTTATCCCCTGTCGCCAGGGCGAGATCGATCAAGTGTTGGAGTTGTTCTTTATTTTTCACTGGCGCATCAGGGATTTGTGTAACCTGTTTGCTCAGCATCGGGATGGTTTTACCCTCGATTGTTTTGTTATCGCTAGTGACGATCTTTGCTTTGATGGTTCCGCCAGGGAGGTCAAAGTTCTCGATATACCCGATGAATAATTCACCTTCCCGAGAAGTTCCTTTGATCCAGTCGCCTGTTTTTAAGATTGATTGGTTGTTAGACATGTGTAATCTCCTCCCCGATCAGTATGGCTTATTTCTCTCTATTAATTAAATCGACAATGTCCTTGATTGTATAATTCTTTAAGTAATCGCCAAGTTTCTCTTCAGCACCGAGAAAGATGTGAAAGAGGACGCTTTTCATGTTGGCCCCCACGACACAAGCCTCGTTCGATTCGGTGCATTTCGGTTGAAGTGCGCCTTCCGAGGTAAGTCTGTAGATGTCCCACAGATTGATTTCGCTTAATTCCCGGATGAAGATAAATCCTCCGCCTGTACCTTCTTTTGAGGTGATGAATCCTTGTTTTTTCAATAAACTAAGCACTTTACGGATTCGGACCGGATGGACACCGGCACTTTCCGCAATCGCATCGCTTGTAGACATCCGGTCCATCTGCAGTGCAAGATACGTCAGACTGTGAATGGCCAGAGTAAAATTACTATTCATGGGATGCCTCCCCTCGCTGAAATATTACTGCAATGTTATCTGTTACAGTTTAACTTGTCAAGGAGACCGCACGGCGGTTAATTAGCCAATCGTTGTAACTCTTGAAACGAGACTGCACGCACTTTCCTTGGAAGGAAGCTGCGGATTTCTTCATCATTGTATCCTACCTGCAACCGTTTTTCATCTAAGATGATCGGTCTGCGCAACATTTGCGGATTCTCCTGAATGATTGTATATAGTTCCTTAAGCGGCAGCGAATCAATCTCTACGTTCAGCTCCTGATACGCCTTTGACTTCTTCGATATGATCTCTTCTGTTCCATTTTCAGTCAGACGAAGGATTGATTTAATTTCATCCACATTCAACGGTTCATTTATGATATTTCTTTCGGTATATTCGATGGAATGCTCCTCAAGCCACGCTTTTGCTTTCCGGCACGACGTACAGCTTGGCGTCACATATAAATTTACCATAGTAAAAGCACACTCCTTCTAAATAGAATAAAAAAAGTTACAGTTGATCTTTGTACTGTAATAATATGATTTACAGTAGAGAATGTCAATCATATTTTCATAAAAAAAAGAACCCCAAGTTTTCATTGGGCTTCCCTTCCCTGTATCGTACGGGCTCGATCATCCTTTAAAAAAGAGGAGCGTAATGAGAAAAATGATCAACCCGATCATGAAAATGGACCCTACATTGGCACTGTATACAATATAAACCTTCAAATGGAATATCACGTGAACAATGAGGATG
The nucleotide sequence above comes from Bacillus sp. KH172YL63. Encoded proteins:
- a CDS encoding iron-containing alcohol dehydrogenase — encoded protein: MSELFLPARLKVGPGALGNLGEIVKDLHASHLFIVTGSLMTKEPFQTRLKFLINESALKSTFFTGIHGEPTTKHVTAALSKLKESGADCVVAIGGGSVIDLAKAISVLAVEDCMELTSIPEMTSLKRLPLVAIPTTAGTGSEATKVTVITDTAKNVKLNPGHTGLIPDAAILDPELSVSLPKALTAYTGLDALSHAMEAYVSVKATPMSDLFAIEAIRLIGEWLPKAYSDGGDMTARERMLLGSWHAGVAFSNSSTNLAHAMARPLGTLFHIPHGLSVALLMPFVVEYSMASARERYDDIAKALGCKGESKPGNNVTSRLVEFNDEFEIWRDGAAYFHDLKDFKTHMALLVRDALSGNGILTNRQIPDGQDIENIYQKLASHLHMFQQA
- a CDS encoding GntR family transcriptional regulator, encoding MIDENNPVPYHLQIKSILRKEIVNGLYKERIPSERDLMDRFSVSRTTIREAVSHLVSDGVLEKIHGKGTFISRKAPVHEWLDSLSSLTDTIRKMGMVPGSKLLQYGMVTDTEGICSMLDTDDIFLIERLRTADTTPIAIERHFYHQEIGMKLTAFNLNDLSIYDLLEKDLGIEIEEAEQFISCKVVSEADAAELAISDGSSVLCVERVMTDAGGKKIEYYTSVFRPDMYVFRIKTKRRK
- a CDS encoding cell wall hydrolase, with the protein product MPRVKYTDADVALMARMMRAEAEGEGKQGMLYVGNVIVNRAKADCLDFKDVRTIRQVIFHVQGGNYSFEAVQKGNLFYNRARSVEKKLAKKNLDYWSQHPGKYALWYFNPYAPCPPTWYGQPFAGQYKNHCYYEPKAGTCASVYTGG
- a CDS encoding SdpI family protein; protein product: MENLGVSLISISLSLIMIGINIPLLIGKIKMNEHYGMRLGKAFESDENWYVINRYGAKRFIFWSALILISGISYLFLPPFSEVTETILLFAPCFLLLPPIFETYLFTRKL
- a CDS encoding YibE/F family protein, whose amino-acid sequence is MVIGAIYFVNHNQGLYDRPIAEVTSVKQAESTEMEDMTGNKDRLYIQEIQAVLKNGTHKGKTISLSNKYSDSRANDQPYHPGNELFVTIHDGEDGLTGNIEDVKRDQSLMIITLAFILFLLIVGKKQGLFSLITLGVNAWILSYALDVYLNSENISLLIACSIGVIAFTLVSLLFVNGFNEKTYAAVVATLIGTFLTLAISYVAVSFTDGKGLRYEEMQFLTRPYQMVFMAGILVGCLGAVMDVAITLSSSIFGLYEKNPAISTKALTKSGFDIGKDIMGTMTNILFFVYISGGIPMLILYFKNASPLGFTLTMNLSLEMTRALSGGIGIVLAIPIGIFTAIYFVNRKRVQS
- a CDS encoding YibE/F family protein: MSVQYILGIILFILMVSIGGKKGARSFVALFLNTGVLLLAIIMMNDPAMNPIVLTLIACVLISCISLFYISEINIKTMTAFISTIITTGALIFFILALTDAAMIQGFSEEETEEIGAFSLYVGVDFVKIGASMIIMSTIGAIIDVSISISSPMREIAYHNPSISRKALFSSGMSIGRDILGTSANTLFFAFFGGYLGLLIWFKDLSYSIGEIVNSKVFTSEMIFIGSAGIGVALAIPVTSAITAYYLVKAGRKEQLENDTVHEE
- a CDS encoding IDEAL domain-containing protein, whose protein sequence is MKKHLLNSPQGEVRHLYSLFAEMVLEKSLMTFRKEQILEGIDDSLCNRNKEKFLRLTEELKYL
- a CDS encoding IDEAL domain-containing protein, with the translated sequence MSNNQSILKTGDWIKGTSREGELFIGYIENFDLPGGTIKAKIVTSDNKTIEGKTIPMLSKQVTQIPDAPVKNKEQLQHLIDLALATGDKEWFMELTSKLESDSE
- a CDS encoding RrF2 family transcriptional regulator, whose protein sequence is MNSNFTLAIHSLTYLALQMDRMSTSDAIAESAGVHPVRIRKVLSLLKKQGFITSKEGTGGGFIFIRELSEINLWDIYRLTSEGALQPKCTESNEACVVGANMKSVLFHIFLGAEEKLGDYLKNYTIKDIVDLINREK
- the spxA gene encoding transcriptional regulator SpxA, whose product is MVNLYVTPSCTSCRKAKAWLEEHSIEYTERNIINEPLNVDEIKSILRLTENGTEEIISKKSKAYQELNVEIDSLPLKELYTIIQENPQMLRRPIILDEKRLQVGYNDEEIRSFLPRKVRAVSFQELQRLAN